In Notolabrus celidotus isolate fNotCel1 chromosome 5, fNotCel1.pri, whole genome shotgun sequence, the genomic window tgtgtgttgtgttttttgtagtACATTTGCCTTAATCCTGCTGTTCTTTAACCTTGACAGTAGGCACTTTTGGATCACAGGAACTTTGTAATAGTTCCAGGAAATGAAGAAAGTCTCCCTCTTATTAACTGATTCTGCACTGCAGGAACTATGAACTGTTTTAGTTAATAGAACCCCATTTAGAGGGACCATTTTACTTCCTGCTTCAGAGTAGGTACTCTCCTATCACAGGAGGGACTTAGAGTGTTGTAAGTGTACTGTGATTGGACTAACACAAGAGCTAATTCAGCACCACCAACTGCTATTTTAAAATCCCACTGTAAATATCAGCAAAATATCGATAAAAGCTCTTAAAACTGTAAATAAGGAGGAAAACACTGACAGTCAAGTCCAAGCTCAATGAGTGTTAATGTGACAACCACACTATTTGAAcccacactaaaaaaaaaacttttttatggGTGTGCGACTTAACTATTAGACTAAATCCGCACCCAACTAAAAAAATTCGAAAATAAAATCCTCATCCTTCATGAAGAATTAAGAAGCGTTGCATTAAAAGAAGGGAGCAGTTTGAATTTTTATGTACGTGCTTGATATGTCCAGCAGATGGCGCCATAGTGTCATATATGGGCTGAGGAGCATGAGCTCAGGTTCATTTCATAAAAAGCCTCTGgttaatgtattcatttatataCAGTAGGACCTCTGTTAGTTCATACAGCAGTGACAAGTATTCTTTCTGGAGTCCATTCAAGAGaccacaagacaaaacaaaagacaactttagaataataataataatgataataatcataacTTTAAAAGTGAAACGAAAATCAATGCCAGATCTTTACTTCATAGGATCATATGATAAGATAAGGTGGTGATTATAAAGATgatgtgattgtgtgtttgtccacaggaggaCAGCATCTTACCAGTTGTTCACTTGCAGGAGGGTAAGATTAGTCTGAGCTGCGATCTGTCGTTTCTCGTCTTCTGTGGGGTACGGGTGCTGAAAGCAGAAAGAATTCATAACTCTCATCACAGTTTAACCCTTTACTGCCAAACAGAAATACAGTTGCTCTTGGCTCTAATGGTCTTTAGACTCTCCCTGGGTTAGCTGAGCAGCGTAACATAGTTTGAACTCTTACTCTGAGTAAAACTGTCTCCACACATCTCTCTGACTTTCTTTACCTTCATAGCTACCACCTCCTTTAAAAAGTCCCCCTCACACACTCCacctcttctttgttttctcacCATGAGATGCTGGAAGAGCCAGGAGCGCATGATGTTGGTGGCGTGTTTTGGGAGAACCCCCCTCTTGTTTTTGGACTTCTTGTCTTCGCTGTCCAGCAGGGACGAAAGGTCCACATTGACCTTTAAACAGACACCAGACAGAGAAGAGAcggggagggaggaaggagaggaaaaaagaagtgGATGGTAGGGCTTAGTTATTGTTGCCACGGAAACAAAGGGAGACTACCAATtacctgtcttttttttcagagGCAAGGGCAGAAACACCTCCTCAAGTGTCACCATGGTAACTGAATTTGAGTAATgacacttaaataaaaaaagcagcacattttattGCGAGGAAGAACGAGGGGTCAGTCCTCTGTGTGGTGCACAGAAGGATCTTCAGTTGGAAGTTTGTGCGTCACAGTTTAGAGATGAAGTAGAGAGGGTTGTGTGTGcagagtgacagtgtgtgtgtgtgtgtgtgtgtgtgtatgttgacCTCAGTGTGTCTTTTTGTTCACTCACATATTAATTACATGTTATTGTTTGGAGTGTGAGCATTGTAGGACGGGACGCTCCCAAACTATCGACAGGCTCTGACAGCCTGCGGTGGACATATagatctgtgagtgtgtgagtgtgtgtgagtgtgagtgtgagtgtgtgtgagtgtgtgtgtgtgtgtgtgtgtgtgtgtgtgtgtgtgtgtgtgtgtgtgtgtgtgtgtgtgtgtgttttagtaaaTAGAGATAGTAAGATGAGGCTAAAGATCAAATAATGAGAGCAGTCTCAGTTCATTGAGTGCAGCAGCTTGTTCTTGTCTGTACAGTTAAAATATGATGCATTGAGCACCACTCTTGATTCAGTCAACACTGTCCTCTGGATgttttaatgtaactttaaagtCAGTTATTAGTGACCATtctgtcacatttaaaaaaatgaaggttcATCTGTGCTTGTCCTGTATTCCAAATGTTGAATGTGGCTAAGGTCAGGTGACAAAGTATGACGACGTGAAAATTCTCCCTGAGTTGCAGCTAGAGGTCTATTTATGGGTTAATGAACAGCAGGACTTTCACTGAGATGAACAGAGCTGGGGATCTCGGGCAAATCAGCACTGATGACTTGTTTTAAGTTACATAACCATTCATGCATTTTACATTCTTAAAAAGTTtaaggtttccctcatttttaATAAAACCTGGATGCAGAAAAATGCATAATCCAAAAAAAAGGGAAGGTGCATTTTGCAGTGAAGTAGTTTGAGATCATCATCTTGAACTGAGAAATAAAAGAGTTGATCAGTTACTGGTTAAGTTTTTGGTTAGGTATGTTCACTAGAACCTCCTGACtccttgttttgttgtctgaACATAAATGAGAAGTGACCTAATTATAATGTATTGTTATATTTGTACAGTCTAACATCTCAGAGATGAGATACAGTCTAACAAGCTCCTCCCCATGCTTCTGccttccccctcctctttcttACATATTTTTTCAGATACAttctctgttctctcctctgttccctcaggaaacaggagagggggaggtagagcgtacttttctttgtctttttaacGTGTGGGTGGGATGGGGTGAAGAAGGTAGCATGGAGAGGGTGATTCTGGGATCTGGGCCTAACTGCTGAGCCTCTCTGAGGTGTCGTGAGTCTTGATGAAACATTGTGAAGGGGGGAGCCAACTTGATGACACTGATGTGCTGGCTCTGCCTCATCTATCTTCAGATCTGGGCTGCGGGGGACCTTAGAGGCCATGTGGTGGGCTATGTGACCTATCAGCAGAACATAAATACTGGGACGAGGGGATTGATTACTTCACTTATAGCATATCCTTTTATTAGAGCAggagtaccttgtgtttatgtCAAAAGATTTTGAAAGCCTAACAGTATTTAGCTCATTTATTGTTGATACTTTGActatttaaagtgtgtgtgtgtgtgtgtggtcactgCAGTGAAGAGATAAATGTGTGTCTGCGCTCTGTGGCAGGTAATACGAAACACAACAGAGCAACCATCACTTGACTTTCTCTACAAAGTGGTGATCATGGTATCATGAATAAAATCAAGAAGTACCTGAagatgtgcacacaaacacacacacacacacacacacacacacacacacacacacacacacacacacacaccacacatcacacatcacacatcacacactgtCTTCTGCTGCCTGCACCCTCAGTGTGATGTGCAATAAGAGACAGATGTTTCCGTCTGTAGTTTTCAGGAAATATCTCAGAAGCAGCAGCATCTTTGGGTTTTcttcaatgtttttttgaatGAGAAAAACACTTTGGAGGCTAACATACTTCAGAGATGAGTATACTAATGAACACTTCATATTCATAAGCATGCAGGACAAactgcatgaataaataaaaaatgccagtttagtaaaaaaaaaaaaaaggagaaattgAGTTCTTTCATGCAGAGTGTAGTCTTGGAAAGACAGTGAGCTGTCTTAGACATAAATAACAGACGCCCCACCCCTTCACCCACACAATGCCCATAAATACACATCCACACACGCTCAGATCCCCCCTCGTGCTCCCCTCATAAAACCAGACTCATTAGAGTTGCAGCTGGGTGTCACATGGGTGACCCTCCTCTTATCCCCCCACAGTCCTTGGAGTGTGTATATgcgtgtgtaaatgtgtgtgtgtgggcgtgttCTGGGGGAAAGCAAGGTTGAATTAATTGGCGGCAGCGAGCTCGAGAGTGTGATTACTCGGGGCTTGTCGGCAAAGTGGCGACGGGGCTGTGTTCAATTCCCCGCTCACATGTagctctcctcctcagctgggTCGTGGCTATTCACCGAGGCCTCCTCTGACTGTCAAGCAGAGAATTACCTGTGTGAAACTCACTTCAGGAGACTACCTCTGCACACAGAGCACTGCTGTAACTACCATCCTCCAAGGATCTGTttggatatcatgaaaagaggAGCGAGGATATGACATACAATCATTACAATGAATTCCAAGTCTAACTATATTTATCCTCCAGTTGTGAGTTCTAGTTACCCGCTCACTTGGTTCACTAAAACTAGTTCAAAGGTAATTAAACTTTTAACTGTGTTATGTAAAGATTCTGAATAACATGATGATGACACATTCAATGTGAAAGTTGACTGCAGCTCTGTTACTATAATATATTTGCCGtgaataccccccccccccccccccccccccctttttttttacagggtaTTTGATTGGTAAATCAATTCGCCTGCAAGTCACCTTGATTCCCTGCTCAAATTTCTTTCAGAATGTGGCAGCAGTTTGGCCCAGAGGTTAAGTCAGAAGCTCCACGCACAGAGGACATAGTCCTCAAGTGGACGGCCAAGGTTTTCGTCCAACCTGCAGCTCCTTTCCTGCATGTAGCCTTCCACTCTCTCCCCCAGCTTCCTGCTCTGTCAACTGTCCCATCCtctcaaataaatgcaaaaaaaccccATAATATATCAGAAAATGTGTAGTCATAAATCTCACTCATGCACtcacagtgttcattttggcagctaCTTTAGATTTTAATCTtagtttcattttttcccctttataGTTTGAGTCCAGTTTTATTCGATGTCAGTTTTAGTCTTTCCTTTTAGCCaaaatattttctgtctttagAATCCAAGCCAATCAGGTATTGGTATCatggttataccaagtgtttaAATCTggaacatttcactcttttagcCTAACACTTAAGCCTGGACTCTGCGACCACCGTAAAGCTCCAGTGTTAGATTTTGACGTAACAGTTCAAGGCATGGCAGAGGTGTTTTGGTTAAACACAGTGCACAACTATGTCAGAGCACAAGTAGTAAAGCTTAATCAAGTCGTAAAGGCAAGTGTCACATCAACTGTGAAATATCATCCAGTGGCTGTGTTAGATTCCGTATTACTAAAAGACAACCTGAGGAGACTTTACTTCTGATATACAGTTTATATGAAAAGGTTTGAAGCTTATACACATATGTATCTCTAAAGAAACCTGACCGTCAATGGTTGAGGATTCAAGAAATGTCCTTTACAGTATGGCACTTTGAGCTGGATCAAAAgttatcacggcccacgcctgtggaacaccctacctgaagatctgaggactgcacagagcataaatatttttaaaggcaaactcaagtcctacctttttagtctagcttttaactgagtttcattcttaacagtttcatttatttatttatttatttatttgttatctagttcaaattgtagtcacCATTGTTCtacttaatttatttatgtacttatttatttttatatatttattttaagtatagcatcttattatttttttttttaatggtttaatattttagtgttttattatcttagaaatgtattttattttggtgattttaatttcctgtgttgagttttaacatcttattttacctccagtgtttcctcattaagatatcatgacaacGTTTCCACAGTttgttcagaaacttcttttttctttctttcttttatttttattgttattattattattattattgcatatattgtgttcataaccttaggattgtggggtgggtttggggtttgACGAGGAAAAGCCGCCCCTGGGGGTCGGGGTGGGGGATGGGGAGGTCCTGCGAGATGTACAGAGCTCTTTTTAATCAAACTAACCCAGAGTTAAAGTGCAAAAAGGGAGTGAATGTGTCGGCCAAAGCCTCATCTGTAGAGCTGCGTTACCTGTGAGTTCTGGATCTGGATGGTTCCCGGTGGCAGCGCCTGCGTTAACACTTGCCCTTGTGATGTCACCATGGCAACCGGCTGATACAGGGTCCCACCTGAGGGGATAATTTGCCGTCATGAGTATTAAGTAGCTTCAGCAGCTACTGGCAGCCACATCCCGCACTACCACTGGAGCCTTATTAACTCCCTGTCAgctccacaaaaacaaaaacgcCACTAACAAGAGACACAATGATTAAATTCAAGGTGTGTCGACGTCCTTTAacccacagaaaaaaagaagagggctGTTTTTGCTGCTGGCTTAATTAGCCTTGATCAAGACCCTCTCATCACAGTCTGTTTGAGCTCTTCAGTGTGTACTGATCAAAGGCAGAGACATCGATTTATTTTGGGTTAAAAGGGATTTCCAGAGGGCAGGATTAACATTTCACTGTACAGGCTTGACATTATAAGACGCCATCAGCCAAGCACCACCAAGGATCCctaacacaaacatacagaatAACACAGTCACAACagatgtatatacagtataacaCAAACCTTCAAATAAAAGGAACTGTACTGTACATGAAAAAATGAGAGATGCATTAACCAGACtcacaaaacagctcttcagtaTTTCAATAAGATTTAAGggctaaatttaacatttcattgttCTTATAACTGTTTACACAATACAGCTCTGTGTGTCAAATGCAATTCCAGATTCACCTtaagaatatgaatataaattaaAGTGGCTTTTATTTGCAAAGCATGTTTTTCAATGTGGTGAAAAAGTGCTATCACTTCATCATGTATTGTAAAGCGTCCGAACTCATGCTTCGTACGGTCCATCTGTGAGATGAAACAAGCGACTTTTATAATTCAGACCGACCTTTTCTGCTCCACCTCAGGCTGTCAGTGCTAGAAGGCTCTTTTGATAAAAGAAATCAGATTGACTTTCCACAGATCTGAGCAACGTTGCATCTATTAGCATTAAATTTGTAGTAGAGCACGATTTTAGGGAGTTAAGACAGCTGTATGTCATCAGCATAAggtgtttttttcaaatctcaGTCAAATGTGGCAGCATATGGAAATCATCAAACTCTGAATATCCAAAACAacctctccatgtttctcttGTCGTTGctaaatgtaacatttcattGTTCTTATAACTGTTTACACAATACAGCTCTGTGTATTGAATGCAATTCTAGATGAATATTTATATCAAAGAAGCTTTTATTTGCAAAGCATGTTCTTAAATGTGGTGAAAAAGTGCTATCACTTCATCATGTATTGTAAAGAGtcttaattcatgcttcatacGGTCCGTCtgtgaaatgaaacaaacacgACTTTTATAATTCAGACCGACCTTTTCAGCTCAGTGGTAGAAGGCTCTTTtgataacaaaaaatgtaactcaCCCTACAAATCAGATTGACTTTCCACAGATCTGAGCAACTTTACATCTATTAGCATTAAATTTGTAGCAGAGCATGATTTTAGGGAGTTAAGACAGCTGtatgtcatcagcataaaggAGTCATTTTGAAATCTCAGTCAAATGTGGCAGCATGTGGAAATCCTCGAACTCTGAACATCCAAAACAACTTCTCCGTGTTTATCCTGTCGTTACCCTGTGACAGCATGAGTCTCTATAACTACCAAAAGGTTAAAGCCTTTCCTCTGCTCACATGAGTTATGAATGAAAGGGAAAAACTCTGAAAAACCCTCACCcacctttaaatgttacatttcacAAGAAAAAATCAATGGACAAAATGAGAAGGGTTATGTTGATGTTTGAGGGCATTAAACtgttaaatgtttatgtttgttgccAAATGCTTACCTGATACCACTTGAGAGTTGATGGTAGTCATGGCGACACTGCCCTGTTGCAGACTCCCGGCAGGCACCACAATCCCAGAAGCGTTAACAGAGCTGGAGACAGAGGTCATGGATGGAGAGGAGGTCTGAATTAGTTCCTGGGGGATCACAGAGAGACACTAGTGAGTGAAATCTGAAGAGGGATCTCTACTGAGTATGACTACGACAGTGATAACAGAGAAAATCTACCTTTGGAAACGTGGAGAGGGATACCGTTCAGATAGTGtaagctgcagagagagtcCACTGACCTGCTGCATGTTGAGACTGGTGTGTGTCGGAGAATAAGGTCCTCCCAGGTCGTTCCGGAGGAGGTTGTCGCTGTGCATCTTTGTCTTGAGGCAGGTGATGTAGCGATTGCAGAAATCTTTACAGAGCTCATTGACCTTCTCCAACTCCAATAAGTGGATCCGCAACACCTGGATGGCCTTTACCATCTGAGGGAAACAGGGACAATCCATACACAGATCACCTTCACATGCACCACACCCTCAAATTAATCATAGTCCTTAGTGTAGCATAGCATCAACTTGTCTGTTTACTAATACACCAGAGACCAGAGGAGCCGCTCTCATACCAGACAGGTCACCAAAACAAGATGGTAGTCAAGGTTCCTTGTAGACTGTATCACTCTAACATTGTACTGAATACATTTTCCACCAGACAACTAATGAAGACAGCTATTGACATACATAAGAGAAAACGTGATGTGAAATCTACAgtcctgtttatttctgttgtgaCTTTCAGCTgtaactttaacatttaaagaagtGAAGGTATGAATGTTGGTCCGACCCTCTGAAGTTTCTACTGTGTTTGTACTTAATgttgtttgaacatttaataGATTATAAACTTCCACTTCATGTAGAATATCTAAAGAACACAATTTTCTTGTCATCTGCATAAATCTGTCCATCAGCAGCCTGACTCTGCGCAGCTCTGTACTTCACTCCTCAAAGTCACAGCTCAAGGTCAACAGAATGGACGGAAAAGTGCTTGGCCAAGGAGGAGATAAATCAGCTAATTAAACCGCGCTCACTTAATCAAGGGACCAGTAAGTCTTTGGCCATCACAGCCAGTCAGGCCCCGCGTTACATTACGGCCCTGAGGAAGAGTTAGAGCCCTCTGGGAGGGATGCCTGCACCCTGTGCctcataaaacacacagatgcaGGGTTAATTGACTGTTCAGCACTTGTCGGCAGGCCGTCCAAAGTACTGTAGAGGCAAGAGTgcactttttttcttgtctctgtcattgtcttcctctgtcttcaactcctccccctctttttgtctctgaaCATGATCAGCATCCCCCTTCTCTTAATTTGCAATTACTGTTAGCTGCTGTGCAAGGTGAAGTGCAGGGGGAGGACGAGGAAGATGACATGAAAGAGGAGGGGAAGGTAGGTGTAGTTATAAGGGAATACACTGCGACTACACAGGTACTTCTAcagctttatttttcttttattctttattaagCTTAAGTTACATTAATGTGCTATTTCCTGGACTCAGGCGGCGTTACCCCACTATGGATTGGTTCACGTTCTTTAAGTCGTGAGACTTTTCAGACTTCCTGATAATTTGTTCCAACTGATGAAGCCTTGATATGAATTGTCTCCACCCAAACACTGTTTTCTATTATTTCAACACACTGTTAATGCAGGATTACTACAGCAATGTGATCAGAGAAGGCCCATTGACTTCCTGAAATCAAATATTGGGCCCATGATATTCAGCATTTCACAGCTCCAGTCTTACCAAGTTGTCCAGCTCTGGGTCCTCACTGAAGAAGGGTTTGTGTTCTCGTTCCTGCTGGTGCACAAAGTTTTCGATGTCCACATCGAAGCTGGCTGATGTGATGCACTCAGATCCCTGCGTGGCCTGCTCACATTTCTCAAATAACAGTGCCagcagagggaagagaggatgtctgaggagaaagagacagacagaaagtttGTGTCATTTAAAGATGTGTCATGTTGTCTTGTATTGAAATGAATGTCTGCATTATTAAGTGCTTATGTTGCAAGTACAGGTGCTCGAATTGCATCAACTGTGAGAATCAGGACTGATACCAAGTTTACAACAAACGTTTCTTAATCACTTATTTGTCTCTTTTCCCAATGAGTGATGagttttgatattttaaattgttgtgGGTAGTCCCTCTTCTTATACTGCCACTGGATCATATCTTACAAACTGCATGACTCTGATCTTTTTAGAGACGTTGTAGTACACTCACACTGTCCACATTTTATTGTACTAATCTGATTATTAACCTAATCAGAGTTAATCAAACAAAAGACTTCAGAGGCCTTTTCCAATGCTTGTATCGATATCAAAACAACTTCAGTTTGTAGACatctgtaaatgtattttgatgAGATTGAATAGTGTTTATAGGGAGCAAGATACAGTGACACATCCGTTGACTTTGAATAGAGTGACCAAGAATTAAAGGCTTATTAGCAGCTCTTTCCTGAAAGCCTTCTCTCTCCCTGGCTGCATGTGAACAGCTCAGCAGCTCTGTGACGCTCCCTAAAGGACGAGCTGAACATACGGACAAGGTTCAGCCTGAGATCAGAAGAAGACCTTTAAGTGGAAATGTTATGGTCCAGTAACAAAACCAGTCTGCATAGAGTCACCTCCATTGTTACCATCTGCTTTTTATATGTCACTCATATAAGATCCCCCAGACGCACGGTGCAATGGTCCATATCGTGCTGCTGTATGTAGTACATGACAAGTTATTGAGCAGGAGGAAAACTGCTGCTCGATGATGGCTCTGCCGCTATCTCTAATCTGAGAACAACCTGGATGGTATGCtgatttaataacatttttgacacagattatttgtaatattttagCCACATTTTGAAGAGGTAATTTCTGTTCTTATAAAACATGACTCTATTGTGCCTCTTCCATCCCCACACAAACACTGTGTTTTGGGCATCTTCCTCTTGGAGGAAACCCAGAGAGATGTCTCAAAATAATATGTCCTTCTATAATCCACTATGTTAAGGACTCTTGGCAGTGTATATCATATCCCCTTGTAGGCAGTGTACTAGTGGCATATTTCATTATTCCCAGTTGATTTGACTGTACAGGGTTCACCGAGAGGTCTCTttgaggagagaaaacaaagttaTTATTAATGTTCTGAATGTTTAAATCAACTATAAGGAGTTTTAAGACCGTTATCAATTACCaattattaatttaaataattacGACACACCAGCGAACTGAATGGCAAAGTGTCTAACGCAAAACAGTCTCACAACACTATTAGACTAAACAGGTCATACACAAACAGTGCGAGGACTCTGTCAGTTATTAGTGCAAGACAAAGTCATTAACACTGTGACAGTACGACAGTGgcatcagcaccatggacagctctaTGTTACAGTTATTAACCTTATAAAGCCCAAACACATTCATTACTAAGAGGGTCTCAAACACAGGTCAGTATTAACATTAAGCTGTGTCACTTATGCACACACTCTGGATCTTCAAGACATGAGACAATCTGCTGCCGTCAGCAAAGGCTGCCAGGATGAATACTACACTCCGGTTGTATTGCAGCATCTGGACCAGAACATCAAGGTGTGCACCTTCTTCCGCCGAGCTATGAGACTCTTAAACAGACTGCGCCTCACCGTTAAACAAACTTCCATGATCTCGCCCCCGACAACTCCCACTGTCTCTGACTGAACTGGATACAGTGGTGGACATGCACCTGGAC contains:
- the pknox2 gene encoding homeobox protein PKNOX2 isoform X1; translation: MMQHASSAPAVTMMATQSVPPPSYQESQQMTGTTQQSTKTPQVHIPAASAAGNNSVSVTLDPQAQLESDKRAVYRHPLFPLLALLFEKCEQATQGSECITSASFDVDIENFVHQQEREHKPFFSEDPELDNLMVKAIQVLRIHLLELEKVNELCKDFCNRYITCLKTKMHSDNLLRNDLGGPYSPTHTSLNMQQELIQTSSPSMTSVSSSVNASGIVVPAGSLQQGSVAMTTINSQVVSGGTLYQPVAMVTSQGQVLTQALPPGTIQIQNSQVNVDLSSLLDSEDKKSKNKRGVLPKHATNIMRSWLFQHLMVRKQRRGGVCEGDFLKEVVAMKHPYPTEDEKRQIAAQTNLTLLQVNNWFINARRRILQPMLDASNPDPAPKAKKMKSQHRPTQRFWPDSIVAGVLQTHRSQSGNNSDNPLSMDSLHSLSSDSATLAMQQAMLGADDSMDGTEEEEEEEEEEEEEEGMEDEEEEDDGEEDNSRERQMSGVGGGGRRDLSMEHREELE
- the pknox2 gene encoding homeobox protein PKNOX2 isoform X2, whose product is MMQHASSAPAVTMMATQSVPPPSYQESQQMTGTTQQSTKTPQVHIPAASAAGNNSVSVTLDPQAQLESDKRAVYRHPLFPLLALLFEKCEQATQGSECITSASFDVDIENFVHQQEREHKPFFSEDPELDNLMVKAIQVLRIHLLELEKVNELCKDFCNRYITCLKTKMHSDNLLRNDLGGPYSPTHTSLNMQQELIQTSSPSMTSVSSSVNASGIVVPAGSLQQGSVAMTTINSQVVSGGTLYQPVAMVTSQGQVLTQALPPGTIQIQNSQVNVDLSSLLDSEDKKSKNKRGVLPKHATNIMRSWLFQHLMHPYPTEDEKRQIAAQTNLTLLQVNNWFINARRRILQPMLDASNPDPAPKAKKMKSQHRPTQRFWPDSIVAGVLQTHRSQSGNNSDNPLSMDSLHSLSSDSATLAMQQAMLGADDSMDGTEEEEEEEEEEEEEEGMEDEEEEDDGEEDNSRERQMSGVGGGGRRDLSMEHREELE